The DNA sequence AGGACGGCAAATTTGATAAGGCAGCCACCTATTATCTGGTTGAGACCAAAGCACCGGAGGGCTATCAGCTGGATGAGACCAAACATGAGGTGACATTTACCTATGTAGATGACAAAACTCCAGTGATCGAAGTCATCCAGAAAGTGACGAACGAGAAGCTGCCGGAGGATACCCCGTTTGTAAGCAACCCGAAAACAGGCGATGACACCAACCTCTGGATTCCGGCCCTGTGCCTGATTCTTTCCGCAGGCGGTCTGATCGGCATGGGTGTGGCATCCAGAAGAAAGAAGAAAAAAGGGGGCAGATAGGCTGAAACAATTATATTTTGCGTATGGAAGCAACATGGATCTGGACCAGATGGCATATCGGTGCCCAAAGGCGGAGGTGGTAGAAATCGTCCGCCTGGAGGGGTATCGGCTGACCTTTGCAGCCGCAGGAAGCGGCCTTGCCACCATCTTCCCGGAAGAGGGAAGCCATGTGGACGGCGTCCTCTGGTCACTGACCGGGGACTGTGAAAAGAGCCTGGATCTTTATGAAGGCTATCCTGATTTTTACGACAAGCAGGAGATCACTGTCAAGAACAAAGATGGAAGAGAGATCAAAGCCATTGTCTATATCATGACAAAAGATTACATGCAGAACTTTAATCCG is a window from the Lachnospiraceae bacterium GAM79 genome containing:
- a CDS encoding gamma-glutamylcyclotransferase encodes the protein MKQLYFAYGSNMDLDQMAYRCPKAEVVEIVRLEGYRLTFAAAGSGLATIFPEEGSHVDGVLWSLTGDCEKSLDLYEGYPDFYDKQEITVKNKDGREIKAIVYIMTKDYMQNFNPPGRSYLTGILKGCRQNQIPTEPILKAARKPPVPGKTQKSQPKKQRKAGQER